From Oncorhynchus keta strain PuntledgeMale-10-30-2019 chromosome 25, Oket_V2, whole genome shotgun sequence, one genomic window encodes:
- the LOC118358067 gene encoding ARF GTPase-activating protein GIT2-like isoform X3 gives MSKRLRNSEVCADCSVPEPRWASVNRGVLICDECCGVHRSLGRHSSQVRHLTHTPWAPTQLQMVQTLYNNGANSIWEHCLLDPMMSGKRKANPQDKVHPNKTEFIKAKYQMLAFVHRMPCRDDDSFTAKDLSKQLHSSVRTGNLETCLRLLSLGAQANFFDPEKGNTPLHVAAKAGQVSQAELLTVYGADPGAPDSNAKTPINYARQAGYHDLADRLVEIQYELTDRLAFYLCGRKPNHKNGQHFIVPQMADSSLDLSELAKAAKKKLQSLSNHLFEELAMDVFDEVDRRETDAVWLATQNHSTLVTETTVVPFLPVNPEYSSTRNQGRQKLARFNAHEFATLVIDILSDSKRRQLGNSMISPKENVELILKSRSGGEGLDNDQPDYDSVASDEDTDKEPPSGKDRTKSLDSDLSDGPVTVQEFLEVKNALSASEAKIQQLMKVNSNLSDELRLMQKKLHSLQSENTSLRRQGPTTHIYQVPISSGSEYTDPSSSSPSAMKRRQSARASRPMSMSIYETGSGLKPYLPKGDNPYLEEGAPTLQPFFPPHASKLDKQSSMPDSDYDNTTNDYEMKDSGRGRLRSSGWLGEGSSIPELDDLGAEPDPALPSTEDVIRKTEQITKNIQELLRAAQENKHDRPCEGVRRLRHSLGCFSTLVPWAEKAPSPVQPLSLCSPDPASRYSTSLCPCLPGTVSFLSLSPAPALLPNPMISSFAMVLSSARQSERLILMNSHSPTLLISSVAKHRRKHHYLN, from the exons AGCCTCGCTGGGCCTCTGTGAACAGGGGCGTGCTGATCTGCGACGAGTGCTGTGGTGTTCATCGGAGTCTGGGCAGACACAGCTCCCAAGTGCGTCACCTGACTCACACACCATGGGCTCCTACACAGCTACAA ATGGTTCAGACGTTATACAACAACGGTGCAAATTCGATATGGGAGCACTGTCTACTGGACCCGATGATGAGTGGTAAACGCAAGGCCAACCCTCAGGACAAAGTGCA CCCAAACAAGACAGAGTTCATAAAGGCCAAATACCAAATGCTGGCTTTTGTCCACCGGATGCCTTGTCGAGATGACGACAGCTTCACAGCCAAGGACTTAAGCAAG CAACTTCACTCCAGCGTCCGCACTGGTAACTTGGAGACGTGTCTGAGGTTACTCTCTCTTGGAGCCCAGGCCAATTTCTTTGACCCA gaaaaaggGAATACGCCGCTGCATGTGGCTGCCAAGGCAGGGCAGGTGTCTCAGGCAGAGCTGCTGACCGTCTACGGGGCTGACCCCGGCGCCCCCGACTCCAACGCCAAGACCCCCATCAACTATGCAAG GCAAGCTGGCTACCATGACCTGGCTGATAGGCTGGTAGAGATCCAGTATGAACTTACTGACAGACTGGCTTTCTATCTCTGTGGGAGAAAGCCTA ATCATAAAAATGGCCAACACTTCATCGTCCCACAGATGGCTGACAG CAGTTTAGATTTATCAGAACTGGCAAAGGCGGCAAAGAAGAAACTCCAGTCT CTCAGTAATCATTTATTTGAGGAGCTGGCGATGGACGTGTTTGACGAAGTGGACCGAAGGGAGACCGATGCTG TATGGCTGGCGACACAGAACCACAGCACCCTGGTGACAGAGACCACAGTGGTGCCTTTCCTTCCTGTGAACCCAGAATACTCATCAACACGAAACCAG GGACGGCAAAAGCTTGCGAGATTTAACGCACATGAATTTGCAACTCTTGTCATCGACATATTAAGTGACTCGAAACGTCGACAGCTGGGGAACTCTATGATAAGTCCCAAAG AAAACGTTGAACTTATCCTAAAAAGCCGGAGTGGTGGCGAGGGTCTGGACAACGACCAACCGGACTATGACAGCGTGGCCTCTGACGAGGACACGGATAAGGAGCCACCCTCGGGCAAGGACCGGACCAAG AGTCTGGACTCAGACCTGTCAGACGGGCCTGTCACGGTGCAGGAGTTCCTGGAGGTGAAGAACGCCCTGTCGGCCTCGGAGGCCAAAATCCAGCAGCTGATGAAGGTCAACAGCAACCTGAGCGACGAGCTGCGGCTGATGCAGAAAAAG CTGCATTCTCTGCAAAGCGAGAACACGTCTCTCAGGCGGCAGGGCCCAACCACCCATATCTATCAGGTCCCCATCAGCAGCGGGTCAGAGTACACTGACCCTTCTTCCTCCAGTCCCTCGGCCATGAAGCGCCGGCAGTCGGCGCGGGCCAGCCGGCCCATGTCCATGTCTATTTATGAGACTGGCTCAGGTCTGAAGCCCTACCTCCCTAAGGGGGACAACCCCTACCTAGAGGAGGGTGCCCCCACCCTGCAACCCTTCTTCCCACCTCAT GCCTCCAAGCTGGACAAGCAGAGCAGCATGCCAGACAGTGACTATGACAACACAACCAATGACTATGAGATGAAGGACTCtgg ACGTGGGAGGCTGAGGAGCAGTGGCTGGCTGGGGGAGGGCAGCTCCATCCCTGAGCTGGATGACCTGGGGGCAGAACCGGACCCAGCGCTCCCCAGCACTGAGGATGTCATCCGTAAGACGGAGCAGATCACCAAGAACATCCAGGAGCTGCTCCGTGCCGCGCAGGAGAACAAGCACGACAG ACCTTGTGAGGGTGTGCGCCGGCTCAGGCACAGTCTGGGCTGTTTCAGCACCCTGGTGCCCTGGGCTGAGAAGGCCCCCTCTCCCGTGCAGCCCCTCAGCCTGTGCTCCCCTGATCCTGCCTCCCGGTACTCTACTAGCCTCTGTCCCTGCCTCCCAGGCACagtgtcttttctctctctctctcctgcccctgcTCTGTTGCCCAATCCGATGATTTCCTCCTTTGCTATGGTGTTGTCGTCTGCTAGGCAGAGTGAAAGACTGATCTTAATGAACTCTCACTCACCTACTCTCTTAATTTCTTCCGTTGCAAAACATCGGCGCAAACACCACTACCTCAACTAA
- the LOC118358067 gene encoding ARF GTPase-activating protein GIT2-like isoform X8 gives MSKRLRNSEVCADCSVPEPRWASVNRGVLICDECCGVHRSLGRHSSQVRHLTHTPWAPTQLQMVQTLYNNGANSIWEHCLLDPMMSGKRKANPQDKVHPNKTEFIKAKYQMLAFVHRMPCRDDDSFTAKDLSKQLHSSVRTGNLETCLRLLSLGAQANFFDPEKGNTPLHVAAKAGQVSQAELLTVYGADPGAPDSNAKTPINYARQAGYHDLADRLVEIQYELTDRLAFYLCGRKPNHKNGQHFIVPQMADSSLDLSELAKAAKKKLQSLSNHLFEELAMDVFDEVDRRETDAVWLATQNHSTLVTETTVVPFLPVNPEYSSTRNQGRQKLARFNAHEFATLVIDILSDSKRRQLGNSMISPKENVELILKSRSGGEGLDNDQPDYDSVASDEDTDKEPPSGKDRTKSLDSDLSDGPVTVQEFLEVKNALSASEAKIQQLMKVNSNLSDELRLMQKKASKLDKQSSMPDSDYDNTTNDYEMKDSGRGRLRSSGWLGEGSSIPELDDLGAEPDPALPSTEDVIRKTEQITKNIQELLRAAQENKHDRPCEGVRRLRHSLGCFSTLVPWAEKAPSPVQPLSLCSPDPASRYSTSLCPCLPGTVSFLSLSPAPALLPNPMISSFAMVLSSARQSERLILMNSHSPTLLISSVAKHRRKHHYLN, from the exons AGCCTCGCTGGGCCTCTGTGAACAGGGGCGTGCTGATCTGCGACGAGTGCTGTGGTGTTCATCGGAGTCTGGGCAGACACAGCTCCCAAGTGCGTCACCTGACTCACACACCATGGGCTCCTACACAGCTACAA ATGGTTCAGACGTTATACAACAACGGTGCAAATTCGATATGGGAGCACTGTCTACTGGACCCGATGATGAGTGGTAAACGCAAGGCCAACCCTCAGGACAAAGTGCA CCCAAACAAGACAGAGTTCATAAAGGCCAAATACCAAATGCTGGCTTTTGTCCACCGGATGCCTTGTCGAGATGACGACAGCTTCACAGCCAAGGACTTAAGCAAG CAACTTCACTCCAGCGTCCGCACTGGTAACTTGGAGACGTGTCTGAGGTTACTCTCTCTTGGAGCCCAGGCCAATTTCTTTGACCCA gaaaaaggGAATACGCCGCTGCATGTGGCTGCCAAGGCAGGGCAGGTGTCTCAGGCAGAGCTGCTGACCGTCTACGGGGCTGACCCCGGCGCCCCCGACTCCAACGCCAAGACCCCCATCAACTATGCAAG GCAAGCTGGCTACCATGACCTGGCTGATAGGCTGGTAGAGATCCAGTATGAACTTACTGACAGACTGGCTTTCTATCTCTGTGGGAGAAAGCCTA ATCATAAAAATGGCCAACACTTCATCGTCCCACAGATGGCTGACAG CAGTTTAGATTTATCAGAACTGGCAAAGGCGGCAAAGAAGAAACTCCAGTCT CTCAGTAATCATTTATTTGAGGAGCTGGCGATGGACGTGTTTGACGAAGTGGACCGAAGGGAGACCGATGCTG TATGGCTGGCGACACAGAACCACAGCACCCTGGTGACAGAGACCACAGTGGTGCCTTTCCTTCCTGTGAACCCAGAATACTCATCAACACGAAACCAG GGACGGCAAAAGCTTGCGAGATTTAACGCACATGAATTTGCAACTCTTGTCATCGACATATTAAGTGACTCGAAACGTCGACAGCTGGGGAACTCTATGATAAGTCCCAAAG AAAACGTTGAACTTATCCTAAAAAGCCGGAGTGGTGGCGAGGGTCTGGACAACGACCAACCGGACTATGACAGCGTGGCCTCTGACGAGGACACGGATAAGGAGCCACCCTCGGGCAAGGACCGGACCAAG AGTCTGGACTCAGACCTGTCAGACGGGCCTGTCACGGTGCAGGAGTTCCTGGAGGTGAAGAACGCCCTGTCGGCCTCGGAGGCCAAAATCCAGCAGCTGATGAAGGTCAACAGCAACCTGAGCGACGAGCTGCGGCTGATGCAGAAAAAG GCCTCCAAGCTGGACAAGCAGAGCAGCATGCCAGACAGTGACTATGACAACACAACCAATGACTATGAGATGAAGGACTCtgg ACGTGGGAGGCTGAGGAGCAGTGGCTGGCTGGGGGAGGGCAGCTCCATCCCTGAGCTGGATGACCTGGGGGCAGAACCGGACCCAGCGCTCCCCAGCACTGAGGATGTCATCCGTAAGACGGAGCAGATCACCAAGAACATCCAGGAGCTGCTCCGTGCCGCGCAGGAGAACAAGCACGACAG ACCTTGTGAGGGTGTGCGCCGGCTCAGGCACAGTCTGGGCTGTTTCAGCACCCTGGTGCCCTGGGCTGAGAAGGCCCCCTCTCCCGTGCAGCCCCTCAGCCTGTGCTCCCCTGATCCTGCCTCCCGGTACTCTACTAGCCTCTGTCCCTGCCTCCCAGGCACagtgtcttttctctctctctctcctgcccctgcTCTGTTGCCCAATCCGATGATTTCCTCCTTTGCTATGGTGTTGTCGTCTGCTAGGCAGAGTGAAAGACTGATCTTAATGAACTCTCACTCACCTACTCTCTTAATTTCTTCCGTTGCAAAACATCGGCGCAAACACCACTACCTCAACTAA
- the LOC118358067 gene encoding ARF GTPase-activating protein GIT2-like isoform X7: protein MSKRLRNSEVCADCSVPEPRWASVNRGVLICDECCGVHRSLGRHSSQVRHLTHTPWAPTQLQMVQTLYNNGANSIWEHCLLDPMMSGKRKANPQDKVHPNKTEFIKAKYQMLAFVHRMPCRDDDSFTAKDLSKQLHSSVRTGNLETCLRLLSLGAQANFFDPEKGNTPLHVAAKAGQVSQAELLTVYGADPGAPDSNAKTPINYARQAGYHDLADRLVEIQYELTDRLAFYLCGRKPNHKNGQHFIVPQMADSSLDLSELAKAAKKKLQSLSNHLFEELAMDVFDEVDRRETDAVWLATQNHSTLVTETTVVPFLPVNPEYSSTRNQGRQKLARFNAHEFATLVIDILSDSKRRQLGNSMISPKENVELILKSRSGGEGLDNDQPDYDSVASDEDTDKEPPSGKDRTKSLDSDLSDGPVTVQEFLEVKNALSASEAKIQQLMKVNSNLSDELRLMQKKASKLDKQSSMPDSDYDNTTNDYEMKDSGRRGRLRSSGWLGEGSSIPELDDLGAEPDPALPSTEDVIRKTEQITKNIQELLRAAQENKHDRPCEGVRRLRHSLGCFSTLVPWAEKAPSPVQPLSLCSPDPASRYSTSLCPCLPGTVSFLSLSPAPALLPNPMISSFAMVLSSARQSERLILMNSHSPTLLISSVAKHRRKHHYLN from the exons AGCCTCGCTGGGCCTCTGTGAACAGGGGCGTGCTGATCTGCGACGAGTGCTGTGGTGTTCATCGGAGTCTGGGCAGACACAGCTCCCAAGTGCGTCACCTGACTCACACACCATGGGCTCCTACACAGCTACAA ATGGTTCAGACGTTATACAACAACGGTGCAAATTCGATATGGGAGCACTGTCTACTGGACCCGATGATGAGTGGTAAACGCAAGGCCAACCCTCAGGACAAAGTGCA CCCAAACAAGACAGAGTTCATAAAGGCCAAATACCAAATGCTGGCTTTTGTCCACCGGATGCCTTGTCGAGATGACGACAGCTTCACAGCCAAGGACTTAAGCAAG CAACTTCACTCCAGCGTCCGCACTGGTAACTTGGAGACGTGTCTGAGGTTACTCTCTCTTGGAGCCCAGGCCAATTTCTTTGACCCA gaaaaaggGAATACGCCGCTGCATGTGGCTGCCAAGGCAGGGCAGGTGTCTCAGGCAGAGCTGCTGACCGTCTACGGGGCTGACCCCGGCGCCCCCGACTCCAACGCCAAGACCCCCATCAACTATGCAAG GCAAGCTGGCTACCATGACCTGGCTGATAGGCTGGTAGAGATCCAGTATGAACTTACTGACAGACTGGCTTTCTATCTCTGTGGGAGAAAGCCTA ATCATAAAAATGGCCAACACTTCATCGTCCCACAGATGGCTGACAG CAGTTTAGATTTATCAGAACTGGCAAAGGCGGCAAAGAAGAAACTCCAGTCT CTCAGTAATCATTTATTTGAGGAGCTGGCGATGGACGTGTTTGACGAAGTGGACCGAAGGGAGACCGATGCTG TATGGCTGGCGACACAGAACCACAGCACCCTGGTGACAGAGACCACAGTGGTGCCTTTCCTTCCTGTGAACCCAGAATACTCATCAACACGAAACCAG GGACGGCAAAAGCTTGCGAGATTTAACGCACATGAATTTGCAACTCTTGTCATCGACATATTAAGTGACTCGAAACGTCGACAGCTGGGGAACTCTATGATAAGTCCCAAAG AAAACGTTGAACTTATCCTAAAAAGCCGGAGTGGTGGCGAGGGTCTGGACAACGACCAACCGGACTATGACAGCGTGGCCTCTGACGAGGACACGGATAAGGAGCCACCCTCGGGCAAGGACCGGACCAAG AGTCTGGACTCAGACCTGTCAGACGGGCCTGTCACGGTGCAGGAGTTCCTGGAGGTGAAGAACGCCCTGTCGGCCTCGGAGGCCAAAATCCAGCAGCTGATGAAGGTCAACAGCAACCTGAGCGACGAGCTGCGGCTGATGCAGAAAAAG GCCTCCAAGCTGGACAAGCAGAGCAGCATGCCAGACAGTGACTATGACAACACAACCAATGACTATGAGATGAAGGACTCtgg TAGACGTGGGAGGCTGAGGAGCAGTGGCTGGCTGGGGGAGGGCAGCTCCATCCCTGAGCTGGATGACCTGGGGGCAGAACCGGACCCAGCGCTCCCCAGCACTGAGGATGTCATCCGTAAGACGGAGCAGATCACCAAGAACATCCAGGAGCTGCTCCGTGCCGCGCAGGAGAACAAGCACGACAG ACCTTGTGAGGGTGTGCGCCGGCTCAGGCACAGTCTGGGCTGTTTCAGCACCCTGGTGCCCTGGGCTGAGAAGGCCCCCTCTCCCGTGCAGCCCCTCAGCCTGTGCTCCCCTGATCCTGCCTCCCGGTACTCTACTAGCCTCTGTCCCTGCCTCCCAGGCACagtgtcttttctctctctctctcctgcccctgcTCTGTTGCCCAATCCGATGATTTCCTCCTTTGCTATGGTGTTGTCGTCTGCTAGGCAGAGTGAAAGACTGATCTTAATGAACTCTCACTCACCTACTCTCTTAATTTCTTCCGTTGCAAAACATCGGCGCAAACACCACTACCTCAACTAA
- the LOC118358067 gene encoding ARF GTPase-activating protein GIT2-like isoform X4: protein MSKRLRNSEVCADCSVPEPRWASVNRGVLICDECCGVHRSLGRHSSQVRHLTHTPWAPTQLQMVQTLYNNGANSIWEHCLLDPMMSGKRKANPQDKVHPNKTEFIKAKYQMLAFVHRMPCRDDDSFTAKDLSKQLHSSVRTGNLETCLRLLSLGAQANFFDPEKGNTPLHVAAKAGQVSQAELLTVYGADPGAPDSNAKTPINYARQAGYHDLADRLVEIQYELTDRLAFYLCGRKPNHKNGQHFIVPQMADSSLDLSELAKAAKKKLQSLAMDVFDEVDRRETDAVWLATQNHSTLVTETTVVPFLPVNPEYSSTRNQGRQKLARFNAHEFATLVIDILSDSKRRQLGNSMISPKENVELILKSRSGGEGLDNDQPDYDSVASDEDTDKEPPSGKDRTKSLDSDLSDGPVTVQEFLEVKNALSASEAKIQQLMKVNSNLSDELRLMQKKLHSLQSENTSLRRQGPTTHIYQVPISSGSEYTDPSSSSPSAMKRRQSARASRPMSMSIYETGSGLKPYLPKGDNPYLEEGAPTLQPFFPPHASKLDKQSSMPDSDYDNTTNDYEMKDSGRRGRLRSSGWLGEGSSIPELDDLGAEPDPALPSTEDVIRKTEQITKNIQELLRAAQENKHDRPCEGVRRLRHSLGCFSTLVPWAEKAPSPVQPLSLCSPDPASRYSTSLCPCLPGTVSFLSLSPAPALLPNPMISSFAMVLSSARQSERLILMNSHSPTLLISSVAKHRRKHHYLN, encoded by the exons AGCCTCGCTGGGCCTCTGTGAACAGGGGCGTGCTGATCTGCGACGAGTGCTGTGGTGTTCATCGGAGTCTGGGCAGACACAGCTCCCAAGTGCGTCACCTGACTCACACACCATGGGCTCCTACACAGCTACAA ATGGTTCAGACGTTATACAACAACGGTGCAAATTCGATATGGGAGCACTGTCTACTGGACCCGATGATGAGTGGTAAACGCAAGGCCAACCCTCAGGACAAAGTGCA CCCAAACAAGACAGAGTTCATAAAGGCCAAATACCAAATGCTGGCTTTTGTCCACCGGATGCCTTGTCGAGATGACGACAGCTTCACAGCCAAGGACTTAAGCAAG CAACTTCACTCCAGCGTCCGCACTGGTAACTTGGAGACGTGTCTGAGGTTACTCTCTCTTGGAGCCCAGGCCAATTTCTTTGACCCA gaaaaaggGAATACGCCGCTGCATGTGGCTGCCAAGGCAGGGCAGGTGTCTCAGGCAGAGCTGCTGACCGTCTACGGGGCTGACCCCGGCGCCCCCGACTCCAACGCCAAGACCCCCATCAACTATGCAAG GCAAGCTGGCTACCATGACCTGGCTGATAGGCTGGTAGAGATCCAGTATGAACTTACTGACAGACTGGCTTTCTATCTCTGTGGGAGAAAGCCTA ATCATAAAAATGGCCAACACTTCATCGTCCCACAGATGGCTGACAG CAGTTTAGATTTATCAGAACTGGCAAAGGCGGCAAAGAAGAAACTCCAGTCT CTGGCGATGGACGTGTTTGACGAAGTGGACCGAAGGGAGACCGATGCTG TATGGCTGGCGACACAGAACCACAGCACCCTGGTGACAGAGACCACAGTGGTGCCTTTCCTTCCTGTGAACCCAGAATACTCATCAACACGAAACCAG GGACGGCAAAAGCTTGCGAGATTTAACGCACATGAATTTGCAACTCTTGTCATCGACATATTAAGTGACTCGAAACGTCGACAGCTGGGGAACTCTATGATAAGTCCCAAAG AAAACGTTGAACTTATCCTAAAAAGCCGGAGTGGTGGCGAGGGTCTGGACAACGACCAACCGGACTATGACAGCGTGGCCTCTGACGAGGACACGGATAAGGAGCCACCCTCGGGCAAGGACCGGACCAAG AGTCTGGACTCAGACCTGTCAGACGGGCCTGTCACGGTGCAGGAGTTCCTGGAGGTGAAGAACGCCCTGTCGGCCTCGGAGGCCAAAATCCAGCAGCTGATGAAGGTCAACAGCAACCTGAGCGACGAGCTGCGGCTGATGCAGAAAAAG CTGCATTCTCTGCAAAGCGAGAACACGTCTCTCAGGCGGCAGGGCCCAACCACCCATATCTATCAGGTCCCCATCAGCAGCGGGTCAGAGTACACTGACCCTTCTTCCTCCAGTCCCTCGGCCATGAAGCGCCGGCAGTCGGCGCGGGCCAGCCGGCCCATGTCCATGTCTATTTATGAGACTGGCTCAGGTCTGAAGCCCTACCTCCCTAAGGGGGACAACCCCTACCTAGAGGAGGGTGCCCCCACCCTGCAACCCTTCTTCCCACCTCAT GCCTCCAAGCTGGACAAGCAGAGCAGCATGCCAGACAGTGACTATGACAACACAACCAATGACTATGAGATGAAGGACTCtgg TAGACGTGGGAGGCTGAGGAGCAGTGGCTGGCTGGGGGAGGGCAGCTCCATCCCTGAGCTGGATGACCTGGGGGCAGAACCGGACCCAGCGCTCCCCAGCACTGAGGATGTCATCCGTAAGACGGAGCAGATCACCAAGAACATCCAGGAGCTGCTCCGTGCCGCGCAGGAGAACAAGCACGACAG ACCTTGTGAGGGTGTGCGCCGGCTCAGGCACAGTCTGGGCTGTTTCAGCACCCTGGTGCCCTGGGCTGAGAAGGCCCCCTCTCCCGTGCAGCCCCTCAGCCTGTGCTCCCCTGATCCTGCCTCCCGGTACTCTACTAGCCTCTGTCCCTGCCTCCCAGGCACagtgtcttttctctctctctctcctgcccctgcTCTGTTGCCCAATCCGATGATTTCCTCCTTTGCTATGGTGTTGTCGTCTGCTAGGCAGAGTGAAAGACTGATCTTAATGAACTCTCACTCACCTACTCTCTTAATTTCTTCCGTTGCAAAACATCGGCGCAAACACCACTACCTCAACTAA
- the LOC118358067 gene encoding ARF GTPase-activating protein GIT2-like isoform X1: MSKRLRNSEVCADCSVPEPRWASVNRGVLICDECCGVHRSLGRHSSQVRHLTHTPWAPTQLQMVQTLYNNGANSIWEHCLLDPMMSGKRKANPQDKVHPNKTEFIKAKYQMLAFVHRMPCRDDDSFTAKDLSKQLHSSVRTGNLETCLRLLSLGAQANFFDPEKGNTPLHVAAKAGQVSQAELLTVYGADPGAPDSNAKTPINYARQAGYHDLADRLVEIQYELTDRLAFYLCGRKPNHKNGQHFIVPQMADSSLDLSELAKAAKKKLQSLSNHLFEELAMDVFDEVDRRETDAVWLATQNHSTLVTETTVVPFLPVNPEYSSTRNQGRQKLARFNAHEFATLVIDILSDSKRRQLGNSMISPKENVELILKSRSGGEGLDNDQPDYDSVASDEDTDKEPPSGKDRTKSLDSDLSDGPVTVQEFLEVKNALSASEAKIQQLMKVNSNLSDELRLMQKKLHSLQSENTSLRRQGPTTHIYQVPISSGSEYTDPSSSSPSAMKRRQSARASRPMSMSIYETGSGLKPYLPKGDNPYLEEGAPTLQPFFPPHASKLDKQSSMPDSDYDNTTNDYEMKDSGRRGRLRSSGWLGEGSSIPELDDLGAEPDPALPSTEDVIRKTEQITKNIQELLRAAQENKHDRPCEGVRRLRHSLGCFSTLVPWAEKAPSPVQPLSLCSPDPASRYSTSLCPCLPGTVSFLSLSPAPALLPNPMISSFAMVLSSARQSERLILMNSHSPTLLISSVAKHRRKHHYLN; this comes from the exons AGCCTCGCTGGGCCTCTGTGAACAGGGGCGTGCTGATCTGCGACGAGTGCTGTGGTGTTCATCGGAGTCTGGGCAGACACAGCTCCCAAGTGCGTCACCTGACTCACACACCATGGGCTCCTACACAGCTACAA ATGGTTCAGACGTTATACAACAACGGTGCAAATTCGATATGGGAGCACTGTCTACTGGACCCGATGATGAGTGGTAAACGCAAGGCCAACCCTCAGGACAAAGTGCA CCCAAACAAGACAGAGTTCATAAAGGCCAAATACCAAATGCTGGCTTTTGTCCACCGGATGCCTTGTCGAGATGACGACAGCTTCACAGCCAAGGACTTAAGCAAG CAACTTCACTCCAGCGTCCGCACTGGTAACTTGGAGACGTGTCTGAGGTTACTCTCTCTTGGAGCCCAGGCCAATTTCTTTGACCCA gaaaaaggGAATACGCCGCTGCATGTGGCTGCCAAGGCAGGGCAGGTGTCTCAGGCAGAGCTGCTGACCGTCTACGGGGCTGACCCCGGCGCCCCCGACTCCAACGCCAAGACCCCCATCAACTATGCAAG GCAAGCTGGCTACCATGACCTGGCTGATAGGCTGGTAGAGATCCAGTATGAACTTACTGACAGACTGGCTTTCTATCTCTGTGGGAGAAAGCCTA ATCATAAAAATGGCCAACACTTCATCGTCCCACAGATGGCTGACAG CAGTTTAGATTTATCAGAACTGGCAAAGGCGGCAAAGAAGAAACTCCAGTCT CTCAGTAATCATTTATTTGAGGAGCTGGCGATGGACGTGTTTGACGAAGTGGACCGAAGGGAGACCGATGCTG TATGGCTGGCGACACAGAACCACAGCACCCTGGTGACAGAGACCACAGTGGTGCCTTTCCTTCCTGTGAACCCAGAATACTCATCAACACGAAACCAG GGACGGCAAAAGCTTGCGAGATTTAACGCACATGAATTTGCAACTCTTGTCATCGACATATTAAGTGACTCGAAACGTCGACAGCTGGGGAACTCTATGATAAGTCCCAAAG AAAACGTTGAACTTATCCTAAAAAGCCGGAGTGGTGGCGAGGGTCTGGACAACGACCAACCGGACTATGACAGCGTGGCCTCTGACGAGGACACGGATAAGGAGCCACCCTCGGGCAAGGACCGGACCAAG AGTCTGGACTCAGACCTGTCAGACGGGCCTGTCACGGTGCAGGAGTTCCTGGAGGTGAAGAACGCCCTGTCGGCCTCGGAGGCCAAAATCCAGCAGCTGATGAAGGTCAACAGCAACCTGAGCGACGAGCTGCGGCTGATGCAGAAAAAG CTGCATTCTCTGCAAAGCGAGAACACGTCTCTCAGGCGGCAGGGCCCAACCACCCATATCTATCAGGTCCCCATCAGCAGCGGGTCAGAGTACACTGACCCTTCTTCCTCCAGTCCCTCGGCCATGAAGCGCCGGCAGTCGGCGCGGGCCAGCCGGCCCATGTCCATGTCTATTTATGAGACTGGCTCAGGTCTGAAGCCCTACCTCCCTAAGGGGGACAACCCCTACCTAGAGGAGGGTGCCCCCACCCTGCAACCCTTCTTCCCACCTCAT GCCTCCAAGCTGGACAAGCAGAGCAGCATGCCAGACAGTGACTATGACAACACAACCAATGACTATGAGATGAAGGACTCtgg TAGACGTGGGAGGCTGAGGAGCAGTGGCTGGCTGGGGGAGGGCAGCTCCATCCCTGAGCTGGATGACCTGGGGGCAGAACCGGACCCAGCGCTCCCCAGCACTGAGGATGTCATCCGTAAGACGGAGCAGATCACCAAGAACATCCAGGAGCTGCTCCGTGCCGCGCAGGAGAACAAGCACGACAG ACCTTGTGAGGGTGTGCGCCGGCTCAGGCACAGTCTGGGCTGTTTCAGCACCCTGGTGCCCTGGGCTGAGAAGGCCCCCTCTCCCGTGCAGCCCCTCAGCCTGTGCTCCCCTGATCCTGCCTCCCGGTACTCTACTAGCCTCTGTCCCTGCCTCCCAGGCACagtgtcttttctctctctctctcctgcccctgcTCTGTTGCCCAATCCGATGATTTCCTCCTTTGCTATGGTGTTGTCGTCTGCTAGGCAGAGTGAAAGACTGATCTTAATGAACTCTCACTCACCTACTCTCTTAATTTCTTCCGTTGCAAAACATCGGCGCAAACACCACTACCTCAACTAA